Proteins encoded in a region of the Vicia villosa cultivar HV-30 ecotype Madison, WI linkage group LG5, Vvil1.0, whole genome shotgun sequence genome:
- the LOC131605790 gene encoding uncharacterized protein LOC131605790 translates to MSCDRGGNYKKKNEVAAPFYGNCTMKLICPFRLRYVPIGIGWKVMVKYGMHNHILDKDFIGHDILGRLKDYERKCVNDITKYNMASRYIVSALKDKDPENITSITQIYRARATYKLGKRGAMTEMQMLLILIHQEKYMCWTKNKENSDIVGYIFWAQPDFVKLLNMFPLVLIFDCTYKTNRVESTHWSLKNILKTSCGDLCASWDVVNTNLKLQLGFIRVSFQKSIVNIEHRYNVISVSVSMKMNITFFLLLIAPPPYTSRHTIIVVGFVDGNHWVQVKLRPDSPLPPDTDRWRKNCSNDAKA, encoded by the exons ATGAGTTGTGATAGAGGAggaaattacaaaaagaaaaatgaagttgCGGCCCCTTTTTATGGCAATTGTACTATGAAGCTTATATGCCCATTTAGACTGAGGTATGTTCCTATTGGCATTGGTTGGAAAGTGATGGTTAAATATGGGATGCACAATCATATACTAGATAAGGATTTTATAGGTCATGACATATTGGGCCGTCTAAAAGATTATGAAAGAAAATGTGTGAATGACATAACAAAGTACAATATGGCATCAAGGTACATCGTGTCTGCTTTGAAAGACAAAGACCCGGAAAATATCACGAGTATTACCCAGATATACCGAGCTAGAGCAACATACAAATTGGGCAAGAGAGGTGCAATGACAGAAATGCAAATGTTATTGATCcttattcaccaagagaaatacaTGTGTTGGACTAAAAATAAGGAGAATTCAGATATTGTGGGTTATATCTTCTGGGCACAACCTGACTTTGTcaagttgttgaatatgtttcctcTGGTGTTGATTTTTGATTGCACATACAAAACAAATAG GGTGGAGTCTACACATTGGAGTCTGAAGAACATCTTGAAGACAAGTTGTGGTGATTTATGTGCAAGTTGGGATGTTGTGAACACAAACTTGAAGTTGCAGCTAGGTTTCATAAGAGTGTCGTTTCAAAAAAGTATCGTCAATATTGAGCATCG ATATAATGTTATATCTGTTTCTGTTTCCATGAAAATGAACATAACATTTTTCCTGCTTCTTATAGCTCCACCCCCATACACGAGTCGTCATACAATCATTGTTGTTGGTTTTGTCGACGGTAACCATTGGGTTCAAGTAAAGTTGAGACCCGATTCTCCACTGCCTCCTGACACTGATCGTTGGAGGAAGAATTGTTCTAATGATGCAAAAGCATGA